A stretch of DNA from Maridesulfovibrio sp.:
CCCCCCGATGATAAGATTGTCCCTGAGCGGTCCACGGGACATTACACAACTCCGGCAGGGACTGGAACGCTTGAAAAATATCATTGAAAATCAATGACGACCCGGTTCAAACAGACATCATCTCAGCTGAAGTACTGCCGAGTGAAGTCCGCAGCAGGGAAACAACCGCAGAAGCCGCTCAAAAACATTGAAAAACTTGCGGCAATCACTTCAAGGGGTTAATCTTGTCAAATCATCACGATTCCAGCGGAGGCTCATATGAAAAAATTCTTCTGTACACTTGTTATGCTGCTGGTCTGCGCAACCATGGCCAGAGCCGGACAGGACGGTTTTGCAGGCAGTGCCGATGAAATACTGAATATGCTCACCGGTGACAGCGGCAGGGTTTATCTGAAAATAGAATTCAGCGTGAACTCCGCAAAAATAAGCCCGAAAGCAATCCCGGTGGTAAATGCTCTTGGACAGGCCTTAACTTCCGGGGCTGCATCAGCGATGAAGGTGAAACTTGTCGGCCATACCGATTCCGCAGGTAAAAGTGCATACAACCGTAAGCTCAGCCTTGAAAGAGCCACTGCTGTGAAGCAATACCTGACCGGGCACTTCAAGATCGATTCCTCCAGAATATCCGTTGAGGGTATGGGGGAAGACAGGCCC
This window harbors:
- a CDS encoding OmpA family protein; translated protein: MKKFFCTLVMLLVCATMARAGQDGFAGSADEILNMLTGDSGRVYLKIEFSVNSAKISPKAIPVVNALGQALTSGAASAMKVKLVGHTDSAGKSAYNRKLSLERATAVKQYLTGHFKIDSSRISVEGMGEDRPIASNDTPIGRASNRRVEVINMGSEQPENTSIPEVGKGLFQ